One genomic region from Zalophus californianus isolate mZalCal1 chromosome 2, mZalCal1.pri.v2, whole genome shotgun sequence encodes:
- the LOC113925639 gene encoding hsc70-interacting protein-like produces MDPRKVSELRAFVKMCKQDPSVLHTEEIRFLWEWVESKLPLLLPPATHKTKSEDNIEEEKTDSKKAEENIKTDESSSEESDVEIDSEGVIEPDTDAPQEMGDENVEITEDMMDQANDKNVAAIDALNDGELQKAIDLFTDAIKLNPRLAILYAKRASVFIKLQKPNAAIRDCDRAIEINSDSAQPYKWGGKAHRLLGHWEEAAHDLALACKLDYDEDASAMLKEVQLRAQKIAEHRRKYERKREEREIKERIERVKKAWEEHERAQREEEARRQSGAQYGSFPGGFPGGMPGNFPGGMSGMAGGMPGMAGMLGLNEILSDPEVLTAMQDPEVMVAFQDVAQNPANMSKYQSNLKVMNLISKLSAKFGGQA; encoded by the coding sequence ATGGACCCCCGCAAAGTGAGCGAACTTCGGGCCTTCGTGAAAATGTGTAAGCAGGATCCAAGTGTTCTGCACACCGAGGAAATTCGCTTCCTGTGGGAGTGGGTGGAGAGCaagcttcccctcctgctaccacCTGCCACTCATAAAACTAAATCAGAAGACAATATcgaggaagaaaaaacagatagTAAGAAGGCGGAGGAAAACATAAAGACAGACGAATCATCAAGTGAGGAAAGTGATGTAGAAATTGACAGTGAAGGTGTGATTGAACCAGATACTGATGCCCCTCAAGAAATGGGAGATGAAAATGTAGAGATAACAGAGGACATGATGGATCaggcaaatgataaaaatgtggCTGCCATTGATGCCCTAAATGATGGCGAACTACAGAAAGCCATTGACTTGTTCACAGATGCCATCAAACTGAATCCTCGCTTGGCCATTCTCTATGCCAAGAGAGCCAGTGTCTTTATCAAATTACAGAAGCCAAATGCTGCCATTCGAGACTGTGACAGAGCTATTGAAATAAATTCTGATTCAGCTCAGCCTTATAAGTGGGGAGGGAAAGCACACAGACTTCTGGGCCATTGGGAAGAAGCAGCACATGATCTTGCCCTTGCTTGTAAACTGGATTATGATGAAGATGCTAGTGCAATGCTGAAAGAAGTTCAACTGAGGGCCCAGAAAATTGCTGAACATCGGAGAAAGTATGAGCGAAAACGTGAAGAGCGAGAgatcaaagaaagaatagaaagggtTAAGAAGGCTTGGGAAGAACAtgagagagcccagagggaggaagaagccagacGACAATCAGGAGCTCAGTATGGCTCTTTCCCAGGTGGCTTTCCTGGGGGAATGCCTGGTaattttcctggaggaatgtctgGAATGGCAGGGGGGATGCCTGGAATGGCAGGAATGCTTGGGCTCAATGAAATTCTTAGTGATCCAGAGGTTCTCACAGCCATGCAGGATCCAGAAGTTATGGTGGCCTTCCAGGATGTGGCCCAGAACCCAGCGAATATGTCAAAATACCAGAGCAATCTAAAGGTTATGAATCTCATCAGTAAATTGTCAGCCAAATTTGGAGGTCAAGCATAA